A genome region from Methylorubrum populi includes the following:
- a CDS encoding nuclear transport factor 2 family protein gives MTDPDTLARNYLALWNDADAASRDRRLSEGWTSDARYADPMMTGEGHYGIAAMISAARAQFPGYVFALRGTPDAHGPFARFSWTLAPEHGAPIAGGTDIVRLAQNGLIAEVIGFLDKDAA, from the coding sequence ATGACCGACCCGGACACACTGGCGCGCAACTATCTGGCGCTTTGGAACGATGCCGATGCAGCCTCGCGCGATCGTCGCTTATCCGAGGGCTGGACCTCCGATGCCCGCTACGCCGATCCGATGATGACGGGTGAAGGCCATTACGGTATCGCCGCCATGATCTCGGCTGCCCGCGCCCAGTTCCCCGGCTACGTCTTCGCGCTCCGCGGCACCCCCGACGCGCATGGCCCCTTCGCGCGCTTCTCCTGGACGCTGGCGCCCGAACACGGCGCGCCGATCGCCGGCGGAACCGACATCGTCCGGCTCGCACAGAATGGTCTCATCGCCGAGGTGATCGGTTTCCTCGACAAGGATGCCGCATGA